Proteins encoded by one window of Chondromyces crocatus:
- the gltB gene encoding glutamate synthase large subunit: MPLPARQGLYDPDFEHDACGLGFVASLRRAASHEVVAQGLEILSNLTHRGAAGCDPCTGDGAGILLQIPHQLYAETPPVQVQGGTLPQPGDYAVAMCFFPTDPARRRRHEAILEATVVHHGQRVLGWRDVPIASQALGVIARDTCPHIRQLFIGRTCAPELFERTLYLIRKRAGKIAWADDFYIVSCSSRTVVYKGLMLPEQIADFYLDLSDPRTVSRLALVHSRFSTNTFPTWDRAHPFRLLAHNGEINTLRGNRTWMSAREWLLRSQYWRDHLDDFRPIVRSGGSDSAALDNVADFLVASGRSLPHVMMMLIPEAWVDDPAMSDLKKAFYEYHGALVEPWDGPAAIGFTDGRLIGATLDRNGLRPAKYVVTDDMVVLASELGVLDIDPTRVKEKGRIKPGKMFLVDVEEGRIVSDEEIKNSVAAQRPYRRWLEANKIDLDQLPPADEPPVLSAADAERLRLAFGYTQEDVRSMLTPMAATGEEPIGSMGIDIPLAVLSDLPQLLYRYFKQHFAQVTNPPIDPIREEIVMSLVSCLGCEANLLEETPRHCRQLELPHPFLTNDELAQLKQNPVADFRAETIPLSFPVDGDPDQAMRAALKQACILAERAIAEGASVIILSDRELDERHAPIPALLGLGAVHHHLMRQGLRARAGIILETGEAREVAHMALLLGYGAGAVNPYLALSTIAELAADGTLVGVTPQDAMKRYIKALKKGVLKVMSKMGISTLASYQGAQIFEAIGVDQVVIDEYFSGTASRVRGVGLREIAEDARARHVMAFDPLGARRLMEGGHHGYRVSGERHLWSPESIAALQKATRLSDARTYEEYARLINDQRERPITLRGLWDLVPAGASVPLDEVEPARQIVKRFATGAMSFGSISSEAHETLAVAMNRIGGRSNTGEGGEDPARYHPDLGGDSRRSAIKQVASGRFGVTAHYLINADEIQIKIAQGAKPGEGGQLPGHKVDEVIARVRHSTPGVTLVSPPPHHDIYSIEDLAQLIFDLKNINPAARISVKLVAEAGVGTVAAGVAKAYADVILISGHDGGTGASPLTSIHHAGLPWELGLAEAQQVLVMNRLRGRVRLQADGQLKTGRDVVIAALLGAEEFGFATAPLVALGCVMMRKCHLNTCPVGVATQDPELRRRFTGAPEHVINYLFFVAEEARQLMASLGFRTVDEMVGRADCIAPRRDLPTPRLRSLDFSEVLYLPRETRVEPTRCVAAQEHNLRDVLDHGLIEEAAPALDQGAEVRITRRIRNRDRAFGTMLSGVVARRHGAEGLPDDTIGIAAHGSAGQSLGAFLARGISLVLDGDANDYVGKGLSGGIIAVRPPPGSTFVPEDQVIVGNTVLYGATSGSAFFNGRGGERFGVRNSGALAVVEGVGDHGCEYMTGGVVVILGTTGRNFGAGMSGGVAVVFDRDGSFPARCHPEARDAIEPLATEDTELVLGVLREHVARTGSPRAKRMLEAWDEYAPHLVKLVPREYRRALEVRRAQGTGPFGDHSLAERFARHNASEPSLVSRPTGAISSRSKGMVTAHG, from the coding sequence ATGCCGCTTCCCGCCCGCCAGGGGCTGTACGACCCCGATTTCGAGCATGACGCCTGCGGTCTTGGGTTCGTGGCCTCGCTTCGGCGCGCGGCGAGCCATGAGGTGGTCGCTCAGGGGCTCGAGATCCTGAGTAACCTCACCCACCGCGGTGCCGCGGGGTGTGACCCGTGTACGGGGGACGGGGCGGGCATCCTCTTGCAGATCCCGCACCAGCTCTACGCGGAGACGCCCCCGGTGCAGGTGCAGGGAGGCACGCTCCCGCAGCCTGGCGACTATGCCGTCGCCATGTGCTTCTTTCCGACGGATCCCGCCCGGAGACGCCGGCACGAGGCCATCCTCGAGGCGACCGTCGTCCACCATGGGCAGCGCGTGCTGGGGTGGCGTGACGTTCCCATCGCGTCCCAGGCGCTCGGCGTGATCGCGCGCGACACGTGCCCTCACATCCGGCAGCTCTTCATCGGCCGCACCTGCGCGCCCGAACTCTTCGAGCGCACGCTGTACCTCATCCGCAAGCGTGCCGGGAAGATCGCCTGGGCCGACGACTTCTACATCGTCTCCTGCTCGTCACGCACCGTCGTCTACAAAGGCCTCATGCTCCCGGAGCAGATCGCGGACTTCTACCTCGACCTCTCCGACCCGCGCACCGTCTCGCGCCTCGCCCTCGTCCACTCCCGCTTCTCCACCAACACCTTCCCGACCTGGGATCGCGCCCATCCGTTCCGGCTCCTCGCGCACAACGGCGAGATCAACACGCTGCGTGGCAACCGCACCTGGATGAGCGCGAGAGAGTGGCTCCTCCGCAGCCAGTACTGGCGCGACCACCTCGACGACTTCCGGCCCATCGTCCGCTCGGGCGGCTCCGACTCCGCGGCGCTCGACAACGTGGCCGACTTCCTCGTCGCCTCGGGGCGCTCACTTCCGCACGTGATGATGATGCTCATCCCCGAAGCGTGGGTGGACGACCCGGCGATGAGCGACCTCAAGAAGGCCTTCTACGAATACCACGGCGCCCTCGTCGAGCCGTGGGATGGCCCGGCGGCGATCGGCTTCACCGACGGACGTCTCATCGGCGCCACGCTCGACCGCAATGGCCTGCGCCCTGCCAAGTACGTGGTCACCGACGACATGGTCGTCCTCGCCAGCGAGCTCGGGGTGCTCGACATCGACCCCACGCGCGTGAAGGAGAAGGGGCGCATCAAGCCAGGCAAGATGTTCCTCGTCGACGTCGAGGAGGGGCGCATCGTCTCTGACGAGGAGATCAAGAACAGCGTCGCGGCGCAGCGCCCTTACCGCCGCTGGCTCGAGGCAAACAAGATCGACCTCGATCAGCTCCCGCCCGCAGACGAGCCTCCGGTACTGAGCGCCGCCGACGCCGAGCGGCTGCGGCTCGCGTTCGGCTACACCCAGGAGGACGTGCGGAGCATGCTCACGCCGATGGCGGCCACCGGCGAGGAGCCGATCGGCTCGATGGGGATCGACATCCCGCTGGCCGTGCTCTCCGACCTGCCGCAGCTCCTCTACCGCTACTTCAAGCAGCACTTCGCCCAGGTGACGAACCCCCCGATCGATCCGATCCGGGAGGAGATCGTGATGTCGCTGGTGAGCTGTCTGGGGTGCGAGGCGAACCTCCTCGAGGAGACGCCCCGGCACTGTCGGCAGCTGGAGCTACCGCATCCCTTCCTGACGAACGACGAGCTGGCGCAGCTCAAGCAGAACCCTGTCGCCGACTTCCGCGCCGAGACCATCCCGCTGAGCTTCCCGGTGGACGGAGACCCGGACCAGGCGATGCGCGCTGCGCTCAAGCAGGCCTGCATCCTGGCCGAGCGCGCCATCGCGGAGGGCGCGAGCGTGATCATCCTCAGCGACCGCGAGCTGGACGAGCGTCACGCGCCCATCCCGGCGCTGCTCGGCCTCGGCGCCGTGCATCACCACCTCATGCGGCAGGGCTTGCGGGCGCGCGCGGGCATCATCCTGGAGACCGGCGAGGCGCGCGAGGTCGCGCACATGGCTTTGCTCCTCGGCTACGGCGCCGGCGCGGTGAACCCGTACCTCGCGCTCTCCACCATCGCCGAGCTGGCCGCCGACGGCACGCTCGTCGGCGTGACCCCCCAGGATGCGATGAAGCGCTACATCAAGGCGCTGAAGAAGGGCGTGCTCAAGGTGATGTCCAAGATGGGCATCAGCACCCTCGCGAGCTACCAGGGGGCGCAGATCTTCGAGGCGATCGGCGTCGATCAGGTGGTCATCGACGAGTACTTCTCGGGAACGGCCTCGCGCGTCCGCGGCGTCGGGCTCCGCGAGATCGCCGAGGATGCGCGCGCCCGGCACGTGATGGCCTTCGACCCGCTGGGCGCTCGTCGCCTCATGGAGGGGGGGCACCACGGCTACCGCGTCAGCGGCGAGCGTCACCTCTGGAGCCCGGAGAGCATCGCTGCCCTCCAGAAGGCCACGCGCCTGTCCGACGCCAGGACGTACGAGGAGTATGCGCGCCTGATCAACGACCAGCGGGAGCGCCCGATCACGCTGCGTGGCCTGTGGGATCTCGTTCCCGCGGGAGCGTCCGTGCCCCTCGACGAGGTCGAGCCGGCGCGGCAGATCGTCAAGCGCTTCGCCACGGGCGCGATGTCGTTCGGGAGCATCTCCAGCGAGGCCCACGAGACGCTTGCCGTCGCCATGAACCGGATCGGCGGCCGCTCGAACACCGGCGAGGGCGGAGAGGATCCGGCGCGCTACCACCCCGACCTGGGGGGCGACTCGCGCCGCAGCGCGATCAAGCAGGTCGCCTCGGGCCGCTTCGGGGTCACCGCGCACTACCTGATCAACGCCGACGAGATCCAGATCAAGATCGCTCAGGGCGCGAAGCCCGGCGAAGGCGGGCAGCTCCCGGGCCACAAGGTCGACGAGGTGATCGCGCGGGTGCGCCACTCGACCCCCGGCGTGACGCTCGTCTCGCCCCCGCCGCACCACGACATCTACTCCATCGAGGACCTGGCCCAGCTCATCTTCGACCTCAAGAACATCAACCCGGCCGCGCGGATCAGCGTCAAGCTCGTCGCCGAGGCGGGCGTGGGCACGGTCGCCGCTGGCGTCGCCAAGGCCTACGCCGACGTGATCCTGATCAGCGGCCACGACGGCGGCACGGGCGCCTCGCCGCTCACCTCCATCCACCACGCGGGCCTGCCCTGGGAGCTGGGTCTGGCCGAGGCGCAGCAGGTGCTCGTGATGAACCGCCTGCGCGGCCGGGTTCGCCTCCAGGCCGACGGCCAGCTCAAGACCGGCCGCGACGTGGTCATCGCCGCGCTGCTCGGCGCCGAGGAGTTCGGTTTCGCCACGGCCCCACTCGTCGCCCTCGGCTGCGTGATGATGCGCAAGTGCCACCTCAACACCTGCCCCGTGGGCGTGGCCACCCAGGATCCCGAGCTGCGCCGCCGCTTCACCGGGGCCCCCGAACACGTCATCAACTACCTCTTCTTCGTCGCCGAGGAGGCCCGGCAGCTCATGGCCAGCCTCGGCTTCCGCACCGTCGACGAGATGGTCGGTCGCGCCGACTGCATCGCCCCGCGCCGCGATCTGCCCACGCCCCGCCTGCGCAGCCTCGACTTCTCCGAGGTCCTTTACCTGCCGAGAGAGACCCGCGTCGAGCCGACCCGGTGCGTCGCCGCGCAGGAGCACAACCTCCGCGACGTCCTCGATCACGGACTCATCGAGGAGGCCGCGCCAGCCCTGGACCAGGGCGCCGAGGTCCGCATCACCCGGCGCATCCGCAACCGCGACCGCGCCTTCGGCACGATGCTCAGCGGCGTCGTCGCCCGCAGACACGGCGCCGAAGGCCTGCCCGACGACACCATCGGCATCGCGGCCCATGGCAGCGCAGGCCAGAGCCTCGGCGCCTTCCTCGCGCGCGGCATCTCCCTCGTTCTCGATGGCGACGCCAACGACTACGTGGGCAAGGGCCTCTCCGGCGGCATCATCGCCGTCCGGCCCCCGCCGGGCAGCACCTTCGTCCCCGAAGACCAGGTCATCGTCGGCAACACCGTGCTCTACGGCGCCACGAGCGGCAGCGCGTTCTTCAACGGCCGCGGCGGCGAGCGCTTCGGCGTCCGCAACAGCGGCGCGCTCGCCGTCGTCGAGGGCGTCGGCGACCATGGCTGCGAGTACATGACCGGCGGTGTCGTGGTCATCCTCGGGACCACCGGCCGCAACTTCGGCGCTGGCATGAGCGGCGGCGTGGCCGTGGTCTTCGACCGCGACGGCAGCTTTCCCGCCCGCTGCCACCCCGAAGCGCGTGACGCCATCGAGCCGCTCGCCACCGAGGACACCGAGCTCGTGCTCGGGGTGCTCCGCGAGCACGTCGCGCGGACTGGCAGCCCCCGGGCCAAGCGCATGCTCGAAGCCTGGGACGAGTACGCCCCCCACCTCGTCAAGCTCGTCCCGCGCGAGTACCGCCGCGCCCTCGAGGTCCGTCGTGCCCAGGGCACCGGCCCCTTCGGCGACCACTCGCTGGCCGAGCGCTTCGCGCGCCACAACGCCTCCGAGCCGAGCCTCGTCTCCCGGCCCACCGGAGCGATCTCGTCGAGGAGCAAGGGAATGGTGACCGCCCATGGGTGA
- a CDS encoding DNA polymerase IV: MEAARVILHVDMDAFFASVEMRDDPRLQGRPVLVGGAGRRGVVAAASYEARKFGCRSAQPMVHALRLCPEAVVVAPRHATYVEVSRQVFDIFERFSPLVEGLSIDEAFLDVSGSERLLGTPRQIADAVRKAVREETALTCSVGIASVKFLAKIASGMNKPDGVTEIPAGKELEFLTPLPVGALWGAGPKTEERLAQRGIRTVGDLRRLGPSTLTSWFGAQGAHLYRLSEGIDERAVIPDREAKSISNEDTYAHDVVGVEALKRCLLSQATRVADRLVAEGLRARCVHLKIRDGRFVTETRQCTLPEAVDDHRAIYGAACRLLESVETEGRSFRLTGVGVAALEEASAPVQLGLFDAVGSRGRAPGGAAAAPLRKDSLQAVLSAVRERFGHQALFPGAAGSERRGGATGAISHTRGAPPAEQAENPGPDGPRKPGRRGDGGEGHR; the protein is encoded by the coding sequence ATGGAAGCTGCGCGCGTGATCCTGCACGTCGACATGGACGCCTTCTTCGCGTCGGTCGAGATGCGGGACGATCCACGCCTGCAGGGGCGGCCGGTGCTGGTGGGGGGAGCAGGGCGCCGGGGGGTGGTCGCGGCGGCCAGCTACGAGGCACGAAAATTCGGGTGCCGGTCCGCGCAGCCGATGGTCCATGCGCTGCGGCTGTGTCCGGAGGCGGTGGTGGTCGCGCCACGGCACGCGACGTACGTGGAGGTGTCACGCCAGGTCTTCGACATCTTCGAGCGGTTCTCACCGCTGGTGGAGGGTCTCTCGATCGACGAGGCGTTCCTCGATGTCTCGGGAAGCGAGCGGCTGCTGGGGACGCCGCGGCAGATCGCCGACGCGGTGCGCAAGGCGGTGCGTGAAGAGACCGCACTGACCTGCTCGGTGGGCATCGCGAGCGTGAAGTTCCTGGCGAAGATCGCCAGCGGGATGAACAAGCCCGACGGTGTGACGGAGATTCCCGCCGGGAAGGAGCTGGAGTTCCTGACGCCACTGCCCGTGGGGGCGCTGTGGGGCGCCGGTCCGAAGACCGAGGAGCGGCTGGCGCAGCGGGGGATCCGCACCGTTGGGGATCTGCGGCGGCTCGGCCCGTCGACGCTGACGTCGTGGTTCGGGGCCCAGGGGGCTCACCTGTACCGGCTGAGCGAGGGGATCGACGAGCGCGCGGTGATCCCCGACCGGGAGGCGAAGTCGATCAGCAACGAGGACACCTACGCGCACGACGTGGTCGGGGTGGAGGCGCTGAAGCGGTGCCTGCTCTCCCAGGCGACCCGGGTGGCCGACCGGCTGGTCGCCGAGGGGCTCCGGGCACGCTGTGTCCACCTGAAGATCCGCGATGGGCGCTTCGTGACGGAGACGCGCCAGTGCACGCTGCCCGAGGCGGTGGACGATCACCGCGCCATCTACGGGGCGGCGTGCCGGCTGCTGGAGTCGGTGGAGACCGAGGGGCGCAGCTTCCGGCTGACCGGCGTGGGGGTGGCCGCTCTGGAGGAGGCGTCCGCTCCCGTGCAGCTCGGGCTCTTCGATGCCGTGGGAAGCCGTGGTCGAGCCCCCGGCGGCGCGGCGGCGGCTCCCCTGCGGAAGGACTCCCTCCAGGCCGTGCTGTCGGCCGTGCGGGAACGGTTCGGGCATCAGGCGCTGTTTCCAGGCGCTGCGGGGAGCGAACGACGGGGAGGCGCGACGGGTGCGATCAGCCACACACGGGGAGCGCCCCCCGCCGAACAGGCCGAAAACCCGGGTCCGGATGGGCCCAGGAAGCCCGGAAGGCGGGGAGACGGCGGCGAAGGACACCGGTGA
- a CDS encoding D-2-hydroxyacid dehydrogenase, giving the protein MAGLVIACTATFGDEAEGLLTEGVAPHTLSLSRQRSASNLSAAERDEAVLKAEVVFGQPNPEDLLAAPRLRWVHLSSAGYTRYETPEVREAFQKRGIALTTSSGVYDEPCAEHALALVLAASRRLPECVQEQLGARGWPSREVRRRSGLLRGRSVLVLGFGAIGRRLAELLAPFEVELTIFRAHPRGDEPGRVVVRDGLEEAFAEAEFVISTLPENETTRALVSRPLIDRMQPTAWFINVGRGTTVDQAALHTALTARRLGGAYLDVTDPEPLPADHPLWQAPGCWITPHAAGGQREEMVALVQHFLDNLRRFERGTALVDRVI; this is encoded by the coding sequence ATGGCTGGGTTGGTCATCGCCTGTACGGCGACATTCGGTGACGAGGCGGAGGGGCTGCTGACGGAGGGGGTCGCGCCGCACACGCTGTCGCTGTCGCGGCAAAGGTCCGCGAGCAACCTCTCGGCAGCCGAGCGCGACGAGGCCGTGCTGAAGGCCGAGGTGGTGTTCGGTCAACCGAACCCCGAGGACCTGCTGGCAGCGCCGCGCTTGCGCTGGGTCCACCTGAGCAGCGCCGGGTACACGCGCTACGAGACCCCGGAAGTGCGCGAGGCCTTCCAGAAGCGAGGCATCGCGCTGACCACCAGCAGCGGTGTCTACGACGAGCCCTGCGCGGAGCACGCCCTGGCCCTCGTCCTCGCGGCCTCGCGTCGTCTCCCCGAGTGCGTGCAGGAACAGCTCGGCGCGCGGGGATGGCCCTCCCGGGAGGTCCGGCGCCGGAGCGGCCTTCTCCGCGGCCGCAGCGTTCTGGTGCTCGGCTTCGGCGCCATCGGCCGCCGCCTCGCGGAGCTGCTGGCCCCCTTCGAGGTGGAGCTGACCATCTTCCGGGCCCATCCCCGCGGCGACGAGCCGGGGCGCGTCGTGGTGCGAGACGGCCTGGAGGAGGCATTCGCCGAGGCCGAGTTCGTGATCTCGACGTTGCCCGAGAACGAGACCACGCGGGCCCTGGTCTCGCGCCCGTTGATCGACCGGATGCAGCCTACCGCGTGGTTCATCAACGTCGGCCGAGGGACGACGGTGGATCAAGCCGCGCTGCATACTGCCCTCACGGCACGACGGCTGGGTGGGGCCTACCTCGACGTCACCGATCCCGAGCCTCTCCCGGCCGATCACCCGCTCTGGCAAGCACCTGGTTGCTGGATCACCCCCCACGCCGCAGGGGGTCAGCGTGAAGAGATGGTGGCGCTGGTGCAGCACTTCCTCGACAACCTGCGCCGCTTCGAGCGCGGAACCGCGCTCGTCGATCGGGTGATTTGA
- a CDS encoding SGNH/GDSL hydrolase family protein, whose translation MRVKSISSRVLPRHVMRLVLMIGILLVGGNAFANTLTQNTSWTIDRSNTTTKYRVVAYGDSIFAGYYGSISRAAKRAAPMVQGEYLSNSWGTDIEVVRRCKSGAKADDIYNNKIVAERSYMQDPSTRVVTFEMCGNDFLQARTAFADQKGTCNLGVIDSALAACTTYQERAMQYINANAHSAVKKKQIMNIYYPGYDADNGLSQCTDAQTGQKLNKQEVFITRLARSNWRACNFARQYGFDCVDSFAHYMGADYDTNGDGKVDSEALRWVAGESEAAYVTRISQTLRGTVRDANNHYASSGTSYDYIQSDNTHPTYYSSATMYLGLIGGSASGSGAAEFAQGSGGKNAVWNQFGHERAGWLHALLNPASP comes from the coding sequence ATGCGCGTCAAGTCCATCTCGAGTCGAGTACTGCCGAGGCACGTCATGCGCCTCGTGCTGATGATCGGAATCTTGCTGGTCGGCGGGAATGCCTTCGCCAATACGTTGACCCAGAACACCTCGTGGACGATCGATCGGAGCAACACGACCACGAAGTACCGGGTCGTTGCCTACGGCGACTCCATCTTCGCCGGCTACTACGGCAGCATCTCGCGCGCGGCGAAGCGCGCAGCCCCCATGGTGCAGGGTGAGTACCTCTCGAACTCGTGGGGCACCGACATCGAGGTGGTCCGCCGCTGCAAGTCGGGCGCGAAGGCCGACGACATCTACAACAACAAGATCGTCGCCGAGCGGTCCTACATGCAGGACCCGAGCACCCGCGTCGTCACCTTCGAGATGTGCGGCAACGACTTCCTCCAGGCGCGCACCGCCTTCGCCGACCAGAAGGGCACGTGTAACCTCGGCGTGATCGACAGCGCCCTGGCCGCGTGCACGACGTACCAGGAGCGCGCGATGCAGTACATCAACGCGAACGCGCACTCCGCGGTGAAGAAGAAGCAGATCATGAACATCTACTACCCCGGCTACGACGCCGACAACGGCCTGTCGCAGTGCACGGACGCGCAGACGGGGCAGAAGCTGAACAAGCAGGAGGTCTTCATCACCCGCCTCGCGCGGAGCAACTGGCGCGCGTGCAACTTCGCCCGGCAGTACGGCTTCGATTGTGTCGACTCGTTCGCCCATTACATGGGCGCCGACTACGACACGAACGGCGACGGCAAGGTCGACTCCGAGGCGCTCCGCTGGGTGGCCGGCGAGTCGGAGGCGGCCTACGTGACCCGGATCAGCCAGACGCTCCGTGGGACGGTCCGCGACGCGAACAACCACTACGCGAGCAGCGGCACGAGCTACGACTACATCCAGTCGGACAACACCCACCCGACCTACTACAGCAGCGCGACGATGTACCTCGGGCTCATCGGCGGCTCGGCCTCCGGTAGCGGCGCAGCAGAGTTCGCGCAGGGCTCGGGCGGCAAGAATGCGGTGTGGAATCAGTTCGGGCACGAGCGGGCCGGCTGGCTCCACGCGCTCCTGAACCCCGCATCGCCGTGA